Proteins from a single region of Abyssalbus ytuae:
- a CDS encoding acyl carrier protein — MSDIASRVKAIIVDKLGVDENEVVPEASFTNDLGADSLDTVELIMEFEKEFDIQIPDDQAENIATVGQAIKYIEEAK, encoded by the coding sequence ATGTCAGACATTGCATCAAGAGTAAAAGCGATTATCGTAGACAAATTAGGTGTAGATGAAAACGAAGTAGTGCCGGAAGCAAGCTTCACTAACGATTTAGGCGCTGACTCACTAGACACTGTTGAGTTAATTATGGAATTTGAAAAAGAATTTGATATTCAAATTCCGGACGATCAAGCTGAAAATATTGCTACAGTAGGTCAAGCAATAAAATATATAGAGGAAGCAAAGTAA
- the fabF gene encoding beta-ketoacyl-ACP synthase II, translated as MKLRRVVITGLGALTPIGNNLSEYWNGLKNGVSGAAPITYFDASKFKTQFACEIKNFDVTDFIDKKEARRQDKFTQYAIVASDEAITDSNLNIDSIDKDRIGVIWGAGIGGLETFQEEVMAFAKGDGTPRFNPFFIPKMIADIAPGLISIKHGFRGPNFTTVSACASSANAMIDALNYIRLGYADIIVTGGSEAAVTEAGIGGFNAMHALSTRNDDPKTASRPFDANRDGFVLGEGAGALILEEYEHAKARGAKIYAELAGGGLSADAYHMTAPHPEGLGAKNVMFNCLKDAGIDINDVDAINMHGTSTPLGDVAESKAIKEVFGKHAYDININSTKSMTGHLLGAAGAVEAIASILAIEHGVVPPTINHETYDEKIDPKMNFTLNKAQKRDVKVAISNTFGFGGHNACVLFKKLD; from the coding sequence ATGAAATTAAGGCGAGTTGTCATAACAGGTTTAGGAGCATTAACCCCCATAGGGAATAATCTTTCAGAATATTGGAACGGTTTAAAAAATGGGGTAAGTGGCGCAGCCCCTATTACGTACTTTGATGCTTCTAAGTTTAAAACCCAATTTGCCTGTGAAATAAAAAATTTTGACGTTACGGACTTCATAGATAAAAAAGAAGCCCGACGACAGGATAAATTTACCCAATATGCAATAGTAGCATCTGACGAGGCCATAACTGATTCTAACTTGAATATCGATTCTATTGATAAAGACAGAATTGGAGTAATATGGGGAGCAGGAATTGGCGGGTTGGAAACTTTTCAGGAAGAGGTAATGGCTTTTGCCAAAGGTGACGGAACACCCAGGTTTAATCCATTCTTTATTCCTAAAATGATTGCTGATATTGCACCTGGGTTGATTTCTATAAAACATGGTTTCAGAGGCCCTAACTTTACAACCGTATCTGCATGCGCATCTTCGGCAAATGCAATGATAGATGCCCTTAATTATATCCGGTTAGGATATGCAGATATTATTGTTACAGGAGGCTCGGAAGCTGCAGTCACTGAAGCCGGCATTGGTGGTTTTAATGCAATGCATGCTCTTTCTACAAGAAATGATGACCCTAAAACAGCATCAAGACCGTTTGATGCAAACCGCGATGGGTTTGTGTTGGGTGAAGGTGCGGGAGCATTAATTCTTGAAGAGTATGAACATGCAAAAGCCAGAGGAGCCAAAATTTATGCAGAATTAGCAGGAGGAGGTTTATCAGCAGATGCGTATCACATGACAGCACCACATCCTGAAGGGCTTGGTGCAAAAAATGTAATGTTTAATTGCCTTAAGGATGCAGGAATAGATATTAATGATGTAGATGCTATTAATATGCACGGTACTTCTACTCCTTTAGGAGATGTAGCAGAATCTAAAGCTATAAAAGAAGTATTCGGGAAGCATGCTTACGATATTAATATAAATTCTACCAAATCCATGACAGGCCATCTATTAGGTGCGGCCGGGGCTGTAGAAGCAATAGCATCTATTCTGGCCATTGAACATGGTGTGGTGCCGCCAACTATTAACCATGAAACTTATGACGAGAAAATAGATCCTAAAATGAACTTTACACTTAATAAAGCTCAAAAAAGAGATGTAAAAGTGGCCATAAGTAATACTTTTGGGTTTGGTGGGCATAATGCATGTGTGCTTTTTAAGAAATTAGATTAG
- the purN gene encoding phosphoribosylglycinamide formyltransferase, producing MKRIVIFASGSGTNAENIIQYFKKKGNAKVVAVLANKKDAKVLERANNHKISSLYFNRFAFYEADVILTLLQSINPDLIVLAGFLWKLPENIIHAFPNKIINIHPALLPKFGGKGMYGMHVHNAVVKNKEKETGITIHYVNENYDEGNIIFQAKTKVIPADTPEDIASKIHLLEYEYFPKTIEKLLNEEV from the coding sequence ATGAAGAGAATTGTAATTTTTGCTTCGGGTTCCGGAACTAATGCTGAAAACATCATACAATATTTCAAAAAAAAGGGCAACGCCAAGGTCGTCGCTGTTCTTGCAAACAAGAAGGATGCCAAAGTTTTAGAAAGAGCTAACAACCACAAAATCAGTTCTTTATATTTTAACAGGTTTGCTTTTTATGAAGCGGATGTTATACTAACCCTCCTTCAGTCCATTAATCCCGATCTCATTGTTCTTGCCGGATTTTTATGGAAACTACCCGAAAATATCATTCATGCGTTTCCAAATAAAATAATAAACATTCACCCTGCGTTGTTACCTAAGTTTGGGGGCAAAGGTATGTATGGAATGCATGTGCATAATGCTGTTGTCAAAAACAAAGAAAAAGAAACCGGCATTACTATTCATTATGTAAATGAAAACTATGATGAGGGAAATATTATTTTCCAGGCCAAAACAAAAGTGATTCCTGCCGACACTCCCGAAGATATAGCTTCCAAAATACATTTGCTGGAATATGAATATTTTCCGAAAACCATTGAAAAACTTTTGAATGAAGAAGTTTGA
- the rnhA gene encoding ribonuclease HI, with protein sequence MKKFDVHIYTDGSSRGNPGPGGYGIIMEWVGKPYRKEFSQGFKNTTNNRMELMAVIEALKKLKNLNTNVKVFTDSKYVADAVNKGWVFGWEKKGFSGKKNPDLWVEFLKSFRKHTVTFHWIKGHNEHPQNERCDFLAVEASKKPLLKTDSGFENQ encoded by the coding sequence ATGAAGAAGTTTGATGTACACATATATACTGACGGGTCATCCAGGGGCAACCCGGGTCCAGGTGGCTATGGCATCATTATGGAATGGGTTGGCAAACCCTACCGAAAAGAATTCTCCCAGGGATTTAAAAACACAACCAATAACCGTATGGAACTTATGGCGGTCATTGAAGCATTGAAAAAACTTAAAAACCTCAATACGAATGTTAAAGTTTTTACAGACTCTAAATATGTTGCTGATGCTGTGAATAAAGGTTGGGTATTCGGATGGGAAAAAAAAGGTTTTTCCGGAAAAAAAAACCCGGATTTATGGGTAGAATTTCTAAAAAGTTTCCGAAAACATACTGTTACCTTTCATTGGATAAAAGGGCACAACGAGCATCCGCAAAATGAACGTTGTGATTTTCTTGCCGTCGAAGCTTCAAAAAAGCCTTTACTAAAAACCGATAGTGGTTTTGAAAATCAATAA
- a CDS encoding PfkB family carbohydrate kinase, with translation MSKLMIVGTVAYDAIETPFGKTDKILGGSAPYIGLAASQFDIDSAIVSIVGDDMNREYLNMLATKNIDVSSIEIVKGGKTFFWSGKYHNDLNSRDTLDTQLNTLADFNPIVPENYKDSEVVMLGNLHPNIQLSVINQMNKRPKLIVLDTMNFWMNHTWDELMNVISKVDVITINDEEARQMTEEYSLVKAAQKIHQLGPDYVVIKKGEHGALLFNNGNVFFAPALPLEEVFDPTGAGDTFAGGFAGYLTKTDDFSFENMKNAIIHGSNLASFCVEKFGTKRMQNLKKTEIFARLQQFKELTQFEIELS, from the coding sequence ATGAGCAAACTTATGATTGTTGGAACCGTTGCCTATGACGCTATTGAAACACCATTTGGTAAAACAGATAAAATTTTAGGAGGTTCTGCCCCGTATATAGGTCTTGCCGCATCACAATTTGATATAGATTCAGCGATTGTGTCAATTGTAGGTGATGATATGAACCGGGAATATCTCAATATGCTCGCCACCAAAAATATTGATGTTTCTTCTATAGAAATTGTAAAAGGCGGAAAAACATTTTTTTGGAGCGGGAAATACCATAATGATCTAAATTCAAGAGACACCTTAGACACTCAATTAAATACACTGGCTGATTTCAATCCCATAGTTCCGGAAAATTACAAAGATTCGGAGGTTGTTATGCTGGGAAATCTTCATCCCAACATTCAGTTAAGCGTGATAAATCAGATGAATAAAAGACCAAAATTAATAGTTTTAGATACTATGAACTTTTGGATGAACCACACGTGGGACGAATTAATGAATGTAATTTCAAAAGTAGATGTAATAACCATTAATGATGAAGAGGCAAGGCAAATGACAGAGGAATATTCACTTGTAAAAGCCGCCCAAAAAATACATCAGTTAGGACCAGATTACGTCGTTATAAAAAAAGGAGAACATGGAGCTCTTTTATTTAATAACGGAAATGTATTTTTTGCTCCTGCTCTTCCTTTAGAAGAAGTTTTTGACCCAACCGGTGCCGGTGACACTTTTGCCGGTGGTTTTGCCGGTTATTTAACAAAAACTGATGACTTCTCTTTTGAAAATATGAAGAATGCTATTATACACGGTTCCAATCTTGCCTCGTTTTGTGTAGAAAAGTTTGGAACAAAAAGAATGCAAAACCTGAAAAAAACCGAAATTTTTGCCAGGTTGCAACAATTTAAGGAATTAACACAGTTTGAAATAGAATTATCATAA
- a CDS encoding OmpA family protein: MKHLSKILAALLLLVAFGTAHAQDQSNPWQISFGVNAVDVYPTNSDKAYASTWFDEYFNVTDHWNIIPSISYVAASKYVGSGFSVGARGSLNKIDKLGDMPADDLSHYAIDGTIKYNLNEVFHLGMFDPFVEVGGGYTWVDDIGAGTVNGGLGFNFWFTDNLGLTVQSTYKHVFEDYGVEHFQHLAGLAIKFGGTDTDGDGIYDKNDACPEVPGVKAFNGCPDSDGDGIEDAKDACPNEAGLPALNGCPDSDGDGVADNVDNCPTVAGLAELAGCPDADGDGVADNVDDCPNEAGPADNKGCPYVDKDGDGVLDKDDACPEVPGTVANRGCPEVTEEVQKQLNDYARTILFDSGKSTIKSESNAVLADIINILKEYPNSKFTVEGHTDSVGSATLNQRLSDARALSVKDYLVAHGIDAFRLSSKGYGEDRPIASNATRSGRAQNRRVEINLVK, encoded by the coding sequence ATGAAACATCTTAGCAAAATTTTAGCTGCTTTGTTATTATTAGTAGCTTTTGGTACTGCTCATGCACAAGACCAAAGCAATCCATGGCAGATTAGTTTCGGTGTAAACGCAGTTGACGTTTATCCCACTAACTCTGATAAAGCATATGCGAGTACATGGTTTGATGAGTATTTCAATGTAACTGACCACTGGAACATAATTCCTTCAATATCTTACGTTGCTGCTTCAAAATACGTAGGTAGCGGATTTTCTGTAGGTGCCAGAGGATCATTAAACAAAATCGATAAGCTTGGCGACATGCCTGCAGATGACCTGTCACACTATGCAATTGACGGTACAATTAAATATAACCTAAACGAAGTTTTCCATTTAGGTATGTTTGATCCGTTTGTTGAAGTAGGTGGTGGTTATACATGGGTTGACGATATAGGAGCAGGTACCGTAAACGGAGGTTTAGGTTTTAACTTCTGGTTTACTGATAACTTAGGTTTAACTGTTCAATCTACATATAAGCACGTTTTTGAAGATTATGGTGTTGAACATTTCCAACACTTAGCCGGTTTAGCTATTAAATTTGGTGGTACCGATACTGATGGTGACGGTATTTATGACAAAAACGATGCCTGTCCTGAAGTTCCAGGTGTTAAAGCTTTCAATGGTTGTCCTGATTCTGACGGCGACGGTATAGAAGATGCTAAAGATGCTTGTCCTAATGAAGCTGGTTTACCTGCCTTAAATGGTTGTCCTGATTCTGATGGTGACGGTGTTGCTGACAATGTAGATAATTGTCCTACTGTAGCTGGTTTAGCTGAATTAGCCGGTTGTCCTGATGCTGACGGTGATGGTGTTGCTGATAATGTAGATGACTGTCCTAATGAAGCTGGTCCTGCTGATAACAAAGGTTGTCCTTACGTAGACAAAGATGGTGACGGAGTACTTGATAAAGACGATGCTTGTCCTGAAGTACCTGGTACAGTAGCTAACAGAGGTTGTCCTGAAGTAACTGAAGAAGTTCAGAAACAATTAAATGATTATGCAAGGACTATCTTATTCGATTCAGGTAAGTCTACTATCAAATCTGAATCTAATGCAGTATTAGCTGACATTATCAACATCTTAAAAGAGTATCCAAACTCTAAGTTTACAGTTGAAGGTCATACTGACAGCGTTGGTAGTGCTACTCTAAACCAAAGATTATCTGATGCAAGAGCTTTATCTGTAAAAGATTACTTAGTAGCTCACGGTATTGATGCATTCAGACTTTCTTCTAAAGGGTATGGTGAAGACAGACCTATAGCTTCTAACGCTACAAGAAGCGGTAGAGCTCAAAACAGACGTGTTGAAATCAACTTAGTGAAATAA
- a CDS encoding superoxide dismutase encodes MAFELPKLTYAYDALEPHVDARTMEIHHTKHHAGYTNNLNNAISGTDLEGKTIEEILTELDMSNMAVRNNGGGFYNHRLFWEIMSPQGGGTPTGEVAAAIDKAFGSFDAFKEKFSKAAATRFGSGWAWLCVHKGGKVEVCSTPNQDNPLMPDVGCEGFPILGIDVWEHAYYLNYQNRRPDYIEAFYNVINWEKVAELYSLNK; translated from the coding sequence ATGGCTTTTGAGTTACCAAAATTAACATATGCGTATGATGCTCTAGAACCTCATGTTGATGCAAGGACAATGGAGATTCATCATACCAAACATCATGCAGGTTATACAAATAATCTTAATAATGCTATTTCAGGTACTGATTTGGAAGGAAAAACCATAGAAGAGATTCTTACAGAACTTGACATGAGTAATATGGCTGTAAGGAATAATGGGGGAGGATTTTATAATCACCGATTATTCTGGGAAATTATGTCCCCTCAAGGAGGCGGAACCCCTACAGGTGAAGTGGCTGCTGCTATAGACAAAGCATTCGGTTCTTTTGATGCTTTTAAAGAAAAATTTTCTAAAGCTGCGGCTACCCGATTTGGTTCAGGTTGGGCATGGCTTTGTGTTCATAAGGGAGGTAAGGTAGAAGTATGCTCTACACCTAACCAGGATAACCCTTTAATGCCAGATGTAGGCTGTGAAGGTTTCCCTATATTAGGAATTGATGTATGGGAACATGCATATTATTTAAACTATCAAAATAGAAGGCCGGATTATATAGAGGCGTTTTATAATGTTATTAATTGGGAAAAAGTTGCTGAACTTTACAGTTTGAATAAATAA
- a CDS encoding amidophosphoribosyltransferase, producing the protein MSDIIKHECGIAMVRLLKPLDYYRDKYGTAFYGINKMYLMMEKQHNRGQDGAGFASIKLNMQPGERYMSRVRSNQPQPIQDIFKQINERINGVLTENPEYSNSSNDLKKNIPYLGELMLGHVRYGTFGKNSIESVHPFLRQNNWMHRNLIVAGNFNMTNVNELFDNLIRLGQHPKEKADTITVMEKIGHFLDDAVAKLYKQIKNEGYNKLEASPIIAERLNVAKILKKAAKNWDGGYAMAGLLGHGDAFVLRDPAGIRPAYYYKDDEVVVIASERPVIQTVFNVPFHSIAELDPGKAIIIKKEGDVAIKRILEPLERKACSFERIYFSRGSDAEIYEERKNLGRLLFPKIQEAINGDIENTVFSYIPNTAETSFFGMVKQAQDFLNKKKEELILKEGTSLTSEKLHEILSVRPRIEKVAIKDAKLRTFITEDSSRDDLVAHVYDITYGSVKPTDNLVIIDDSIVRGTTLKKSILKILDRLHPKNIIVVSSAPQIRYPDCYGIDMARLEDLVAFRAALALHKEKGSYNIVENIYHKCKSQVDYQDIDVINAVKELYLPFTDEEISDKIGQLLSPQDIKAKVKIIFQTVDNLHKACPKHLGDWYFTGEYPTPGGNRVVNRAFINFYEGNKERAY; encoded by the coding sequence ATGAGTGACATTATTAAGCATGAATGCGGTATCGCAATGGTTAGGCTCTTAAAACCATTAGATTATTACAGGGATAAATACGGAACTGCATTTTATGGCATAAATAAAATGTATTTGATGATGGAGAAACAGCACAACAGAGGACAAGATGGTGCAGGTTTTGCCAGCATAAAATTAAATATGCAGCCCGGAGAACGTTATATGAGCAGGGTGAGATCTAACCAGCCTCAGCCTATTCAGGATATTTTTAAACAAATAAATGAAAGAATTAACGGGGTTCTAACCGAAAACCCTGAATATTCAAACAGTAGTAACGACCTTAAAAAAAACATCCCTTACCTGGGTGAACTTATGCTAGGCCATGTACGATACGGCACTTTTGGAAAAAACAGTATAGAAAGTGTACATCCTTTTTTGAGACAAAATAACTGGATGCACAGAAACCTCATAGTTGCAGGAAACTTTAATATGACTAATGTAAATGAACTTTTCGACAATCTGATTCGTTTAGGACAGCATCCCAAAGAAAAAGCTGATACTATAACGGTCATGGAAAAGATTGGTCACTTTTTAGATGATGCTGTAGCAAAGCTCTACAAACAGATAAAAAATGAAGGCTATAATAAATTAGAGGCTTCACCCATCATTGCTGAAAGGCTTAATGTTGCCAAAATATTAAAAAAAGCTGCCAAAAACTGGGATGGAGGTTACGCTATGGCCGGGTTGCTGGGACATGGAGATGCTTTTGTGTTACGTGATCCTGCAGGAATCAGGCCTGCCTATTACTACAAAGATGACGAAGTAGTGGTTATTGCTTCGGAAAGGCCGGTTATACAAACAGTATTTAATGTCCCTTTTCATTCTATTGCCGAACTGGATCCTGGTAAAGCAATTATTATAAAAAAAGAAGGAGATGTGGCAATTAAAAGAATACTGGAACCTCTGGAAAGAAAAGCTTGTTCCTTTGAGCGGATTTATTTTTCCAGAGGGAGTGATGCCGAAATTTATGAAGAAAGAAAGAATTTAGGAAGACTGTTGTTTCCCAAAATACAGGAAGCAATAAACGGAGATATTGAAAACACAGTATTTTCATATATCCCCAATACGGCAGAAACCTCTTTTTTTGGCATGGTAAAACAAGCACAGGATTTTCTTAATAAAAAGAAAGAAGAGCTTATTTTAAAAGAAGGGACTTCTCTAACCAGTGAAAAACTTCACGAAATACTGTCCGTAAGACCCAGAATTGAAAAGGTCGCAATTAAAGATGCCAAATTAAGAACTTTTATAACTGAGGATAGCAGCAGGGACGATCTTGTAGCTCATGTATATGACATAACTTACGGTTCGGTAAAGCCTACTGATAATCTTGTAATTATAGATGACAGCATTGTAAGAGGAACTACCTTAAAGAAAAGTATTTTAAAAATACTTGACAGACTACATCCTAAAAATATTATCGTAGTATCCTCAGCCCCGCAAATAAGATATCCTGACTGCTACGGTATTGATATGGCAAGACTCGAAGATTTGGTGGCCTTTAGAGCAGCATTAGCATTACACAAAGAAAAAGGATCGTATAATATAGTAGAAAATATTTACCATAAATGTAAATCTCAGGTGGATTATCAGGATATTGATGTGATCAATGCGGTAAAAGAACTTTACCTTCCTTTTACAGATGAGGAAATATCCGATAAAATTGGTCAGCTTCTAAGCCCGCAAGATATAAAAGCAAAAGTTAAAATAATTTTTCAAACGGTGGATAATCTTCATAAAGCATGCCCAAAACATTTAGGAGATTGGTATTTTACAGGAGAGTATCCTACGCCTGGGGGTAACAGGGTAGTTAATCGTGCTTTTATCAATTTTTATGAAGGAAATAAAGAACGGGCTTACTAA
- a CDS encoding UvrD-helicase domain-containing protein → MEIPFKIYNASAGSGKTFTLVKEYLSILLSTKNSAVVKNILAITFTNKAVNEMKTRILNKLTFFASKEIFNRNDEMAAHICRDIKMDIYELNARAERSLKFILHNYFYFDIVTIDKFNHRLLKTFAHDLKIPLNFEAGIDTKLMLEEAVDNLIDKAGENELLTKILIEFALSKADEDKDWDISRDLKQTAFLLLEENHVEHISQIKNKNLKDFITLYGLLNQLIKEQRKNIQSDASTLLSFLTSKNLDANDFTRGTLFNHFKKIASGIFNKLYENKLEENILEGNVYNKSLSPDKKAIIDVLIPEISAAYHETKKKIYQLKFFENFKKNVVPYSLLNSIHKELEEIKEEQNLILVSEFNNIISSAISNQPAPFIYERIGEKYRNYFIDEFQDTSEMQWKNLLPLISNALETETTDGKHGSLMIVGDAKQAIYRWRGGKAEQFIDLYNCNNPFKVSKKIEVLPKNYRSHDEIVKFNNSFFTHISNFLTNNRYKELYKNQSYQETNGKSGGYINFTFLENDEDQLYCETVLNHIVTLIKQGYNYKDICILTQKKKHGFLIANYLAEKDVPLVSSESLLLKNNTKVNFLINLISLKNSPNNKETILNIIKFYTTQNNIEDKHACLLKYKNNINALFELYDFNLSTFTSLPFYNAVEYAISCFNIHHTSDAYLQYFLDEILLFTQKNNSNINFLEYWENKKDSLSIVAPQDMNAVQIMTIHKSKGLEFPIVIFPFANTKIYEEINPKTWMPVNKDIFNIPYALIDKNKDLSSYNEYGLEHYNDWQAKLELDQFNVLYVALTRPVEKLFIISKREIDKKGNENTTTFSGLFINYLKAIGLYTEKQNNFEFGNKEKHLLPVTLHNMESHSIPFISNNTYNQTFKIVTKGGSLWNTKQATAIEKGNLYHYILSKIKYSSDIESAIEDCIEEGIISNEEKITVVKKIKDVVLHSELQKYFSNKNVVLNEQAILCKEGSIVKPDRIVVYNNTRTTIIDYKTGTDNPAFDNQLNMYAKHLEEMNYNIENKIIVFINDEIKIKYIL, encoded by the coding sequence TTGGAAATTCCTTTTAAAATATATAATGCATCAGCCGGATCAGGTAAAACATTTACTTTAGTTAAGGAATATCTCTCAATACTTCTCTCAACAAAAAACTCTGCCGTCGTTAAAAATATTCTGGCTATTACATTTACAAATAAGGCAGTAAATGAAATGAAAACAAGGATTTTAAATAAACTTACTTTTTTTGCCAGTAAAGAGATTTTTAACCGGAATGATGAAATGGCAGCCCATATATGCCGAGATATAAAAATGGACATTTACGAACTAAATGCCCGGGCTGAAAGATCTCTAAAATTTATATTACACAATTACTTTTACTTTGATATTGTAACTATAGATAAGTTTAATCACAGGCTTCTAAAGACGTTTGCGCACGATCTTAAAATACCGCTTAATTTTGAAGCAGGCATCGATACGAAACTAATGTTGGAAGAAGCGGTAGATAATTTAATTGACAAAGCCGGAGAAAATGAATTATTAACTAAAATATTGATTGAATTTGCTTTGTCTAAAGCTGATGAAGACAAAGACTGGGATATTTCGAGAGATTTGAAACAAACTGCATTCCTTTTGCTGGAAGAAAACCATGTTGAACATATATCTCAAATAAAAAATAAAAATTTAAAAGATTTCATCACACTTTATGGCTTGCTAAACCAATTAATAAAAGAGCAGAGAAAAAACATCCAGAGTGATGCTTCCACTCTTTTAAGTTTCTTAACTTCCAAAAATCTTGATGCCAATGATTTTACCAGAGGCACACTTTTTAATCATTTTAAAAAAATTGCCAGTGGTATTTTCAATAAACTCTATGAAAATAAACTGGAAGAAAATATTCTTGAAGGAAATGTTTACAACAAATCACTGTCACCAGACAAAAAAGCCATTATAGATGTATTGATCCCTGAAATTTCAGCAGCTTACCACGAAACCAAAAAAAAAATTTATCAGTTAAAATTTTTTGAAAACTTCAAAAAAAATGTTGTTCCCTATTCCCTTTTAAATTCTATCCATAAAGAATTGGAAGAAATCAAGGAAGAACAAAACCTTATTCTTGTTTCTGAGTTTAATAATATTATATCATCTGCCATTTCCAACCAGCCTGCCCCTTTTATATATGAACGTATCGGAGAAAAATACCGAAACTATTTTATTGACGAGTTTCAGGATACTTCAGAAATGCAATGGAAAAACCTGTTGCCTTTAATTTCCAATGCTTTAGAAACCGAAACAACAGATGGAAAGCATGGTTCCTTAATGATTGTTGGCGATGCTAAACAGGCTATTTATAGGTGGCGTGGCGGAAAAGCTGAACAATTTATTGATTTATACAATTGCAATAACCCTTTTAAGGTTTCAAAAAAAATAGAAGTATTACCCAAAAACTACAGAAGCCATGATGAAATAGTCAAGTTTAATAATAGTTTTTTTACACATATTTCTAATTTTTTGACAAACAACCGGTATAAAGAATTGTATAAAAATCAAAGCTATCAGGAAACAAATGGAAAAAGTGGAGGGTATATAAACTTTACTTTCCTGGAAAATGATGAAGACCAACTTTATTGCGAAACTGTGCTTAATCATATAGTAACTTTAATAAAGCAGGGATATAATTATAAAGATATTTGTATACTCACGCAAAAGAAAAAGCACGGATTTTTAATAGCCAATTATTTGGCAGAAAAAGATGTGCCTCTCGTATCTTCTGAATCTCTATTACTTAAAAACAATACCAAAGTAAATTTTTTAATAAATCTTATCTCTTTAAAAAATTCGCCTAATAATAAAGAAACTATTTTAAATATTATAAAATTTTATACCACGCAAAATAATATTGAAGACAAGCATGCCTGCCTTTTAAAATACAAAAACAATATAAACGCTTTGTTTGAACTTTATGATTTTAATCTTTCCACTTTTACCTCCTTACCTTTTTATAATGCAGTAGAATATGCAATAAGCTGTTTTAACATACACCATACTTCCGATGCTTATTTACAATATTTTTTAGATGAAATATTACTATTTACACAAAAAAACAACAGCAATATTAACTTTTTAGAATATTGGGAAAATAAAAAAGATTCTTTAAGTATAGTTGCTCCCCAGGATATGAATGCTGTGCAAATAATGACAATTCATAAATCAAAAGGTCTCGAGTTTCCTATTGTTATTTTTCCTTTTGCTAATACAAAAATATATGAAGAAATAAATCCGAAAACATGGATGCCTGTAAACAAAGACATTTTTAATATTCCTTATGCCCTTATTGATAAAAACAAAGACCTTTCGTCTTATAACGAATACGGCCTGGAACATTACAATGACTGGCAGGCCAAACTGGAGCTGGATCAGTTTAATGTATTATACGTGGCCTTAACCAGACCTGTTGAAAAACTTTTTATTATCTCAAAAAGGGAAATTGACAAAAAGGGAAATGAAAACACAACCACTTTTTCAGGTTTATTCATAAATTACCTAAAAGCAATTGGTTTATACACAGAGAAGCAGAATAATTTTGAATTTGGAAATAAAGAAAAACATCTTTTACCCGTTACATTACATAATATGGAGTCTCATTCCATACCTTTTATTTCAAATAACACCTATAACCAAACTTTTAAAATTGTTACAAAAGGAGGTTCCCTGTGGAATACAAAACAAGCAACTGCCATTGAAAAAGGAAATTTGTATCACTATATATTATCTAAAATAAAATATTCATCCGATATTGAATCTGCTATAGAAGATTGTATAGAAGAAGGGATTATAAGTAATGAGGAAAAAATAACAGTAGTTAAAAAGATAAAAGATGTTGTCCTTCATTCTGAGCTGCAAAAATATTTTTCCAACAAAAACGTTGTTTTAAACGAACAGGCAATTCTTTGTAAAGAAGGCTCCATTGTCAAACCCGACAGGATAGTAGTCTATAATAACACCCGAACAACCATTATAGATTACAAAACAGGAACTGATAATCCGGCGTTTGACAATCAATTAAATATGTATGCAAAACATCTGGAAGAAATGAATTATAACATTGAAAATAAAATTATTGTTTTTATAAATGATGAGATTAAGATAAAATATATTCTGTAA